In Caproicibacterium amylolyticum, a genomic segment contains:
- a CDS encoding DUF6320 domain-containing protein — MKYCEKCGVSVRGEKERCPLCNAVLQGEPEASGFPELPNEHKRRRLWISILALVSVTACVVCLLLNFMFRERGPWSFFVLGGTLCMWMMLGIALHKQRNIPKTLVWEVFIATLLCVLWDHFTGWNRWSINFVMPIICMGAMVTLVFMFRLFHVPSGSLIVYLLVDFLLGVVQMVLLLSGWITVPLPSLLCVGVSLIMLAAMLIFRGRHVREELRRRLHM; from the coding sequence ATGAAATACTGTGAAAAATGCGGGGTCAGCGTGCGCGGCGAAAAAGAGCGCTGTCCGCTGTGCAATGCAGTTTTGCAGGGAGAACCAGAGGCCAGCGGCTTTCCGGAACTGCCGAATGAGCACAAGCGCCGCCGCCTGTGGATTTCAATCCTTGCGCTGGTCAGTGTGACGGCGTGTGTTGTGTGCTTGCTGCTGAATTTTATGTTCCGCGAGCGTGGCCCATGGAGTTTTTTTGTTCTGGGTGGGACGCTGTGTATGTGGATGATGCTTGGTATAGCGCTGCACAAACAGCGGAACATTCCCAAAACATTGGTATGGGAAGTCTTTATCGCGACTCTGCTCTGTGTGCTGTGGGACCACTTCACAGGATGGAACCGGTGGAGTATTAATTTTGTAATGCCGATTATCTGTATGGGTGCCATGGTTACGCTGGTGTTTATGTTCCGGCTGTTTCATGTGCCGTCCGGCAGCTTGATTGTTTACTTGCTGGTCGATTTTTTGCTGGGTGTTGTGCAGATGGTGCTGCTGCTTTCCGGCTGGATTACCGTACCGCTGCCCAGCCTGCTGTGCGTGGGAGTCAGCCTGATTATGTTGGCGGCAATGCTGATTTTCCGCGGCAGACATGTACGAGAAGAATTAAGGCGGCGGCTGCATATGTAA
- the pap gene encoding polyphosphate:AMP phosphotransferase — protein MLEKANLKKTISKENYKEQVKPLQESLAALDGPMKAAGLPVIILFEGWGGAGKGRVISRLILNFDPRWFTVVNTQPPTELERREPTMWRHWLTLPEAGQMSIMDRSWYQEVSILRLEDEVDDLTNLRHMNEINSFERGLTDNGYLIIKFFLHISQKEQKARLEKLDSDKNTEWRVTPSDWRRCRQYDKYCDAFDQMLEYTNTPYAPWHVVSGMNDEVRTLEVFRIVNDSVQTALKLRQEQAASPRPASSVIQPGQYHFISMPKLADVDLSKSLGNDKYKKQLSKEQAHLAELHNTIYRKKIPVIIAYEGWDAAGKGGNIKRVAEALDPRGYEVVPIAAPTKDERGRHYLWRFWRHLPKDGHVAIFDRTWYGRVMVERIEGFCAAEDWQRAYREINEFERQLYDWGAVILKFWIHIDADEQLKRFEDRQNTPAKQWKITDEDWRNREKWPQYEIAVNDMLQYTSTDFAPWHIIEGNDKKYARIKTLKLINEAIEARLDEGKKHQR, from the coding sequence ATGCTGGAAAAAGCAAATCTGAAAAAAACCATCTCAAAAGAAAACTATAAAGAACAGGTCAAACCGCTGCAGGAGTCCCTTGCCGCACTGGACGGCCCAATGAAAGCCGCCGGGCTGCCGGTCATCATCCTGTTTGAGGGCTGGGGCGGCGCCGGCAAAGGGCGCGTCATCTCCCGCCTGATTTTAAACTTTGACCCGCGCTGGTTCACCGTGGTAAACACCCAGCCGCCCACCGAACTGGAGCGCCGCGAACCAACTATGTGGCGGCACTGGCTGACCCTGCCTGAAGCCGGACAGATGTCCATCATGGACCGTTCCTGGTATCAGGAAGTCAGTATTCTGCGTTTAGAAGACGAAGTGGACGACCTCACCAACCTGCGCCACATGAACGAAATCAACAGCTTTGAGCGCGGCCTTACCGACAACGGCTACTTAATCATCAAGTTTTTCCTGCACATCTCTCAAAAAGAGCAGAAAGCCCGGCTGGAAAAACTGGACAGCGACAAAAACACTGAATGGCGCGTCACGCCAAGCGACTGGCGCCGCTGCCGGCAGTACGACAAATACTGCGATGCCTTTGACCAGATGCTGGAGTACACCAACACCCCCTACGCACCGTGGCATGTTGTTTCCGGCATGAACGATGAAGTACGCACACTGGAAGTGTTCCGTATTGTAAACGATTCCGTGCAAACTGCGCTGAAGCTGCGGCAGGAGCAGGCTGCTTCTCCGCGCCCCGCCTCCAGTGTAATTCAGCCCGGGCAGTATCACTTTATTTCCATGCCGAAACTTGCGGATGTAGACCTCTCCAAGTCGCTGGGCAATGACAAATACAAAAAGCAGCTCAGCAAAGAGCAAGCTCATCTTGCAGAACTGCACAACACGATTTACCGCAAAAAGATTCCGGTCATCATTGCCTATGAGGGCTGGGACGCAGCCGGAAAGGGCGGAAACATCAAGCGCGTTGCCGAAGCGCTTGACCCGCGCGGTTACGAAGTTGTGCCGATTGCCGCACCGACAAAAGATGAAAGAGGCCGCCACTACCTCTGGCGGTTCTGGAGGCATCTGCCCAAAGACGGCCACGTTGCCATCTTTGACCGCACTTGGTACGGCCGTGTAATGGTGGAGCGTATTGAGGGTTTCTGCGCTGCGGAAGACTGGCAGCGTGCCTACCGTGAAATTAACGAATTTGAGCGGCAGCTGTACGATTGGGGTGCAGTCATCCTGAAATTCTGGATACACATTGACGCGGATGAGCAGTTGAAACGTTTCGAGGACAGGCAGAACACGCCCGCAAAGCAGTGGAAAATCACGGATGAGGACTGGCGCAACCGTGAAAAGTGGCCGCAGTATGAAATTGCTGTCAACGATATGCTGCAGTACACCTCCACCGACTTTGCCCCGTGGCACATTATTGAGGGCAATGACAAAAAGTACGCGCGGATTAAAACACTGAAATTAATTAACGAAGCGATTGAAGCGCGGCTGGACGAAGGAAAAAAGCATCAACGCTAA
- a CDS encoding threonine/serine exporter family protein, which produces MELLLPCFYSFVACMAYCLCVNLRGRRMIWASLGGAIGWGVYLLFGFVNQDIFQFFMSAVASSAYSEIMARVNKSPVTGFLLVSMLPMVPGGGIYHTMEYAVSGNNEMFLSTGLHTFGIAGALALGVLLVSSTVRLYTTIHRQKQAERCLHRQK; this is translated from the coding sequence ATGGAACTGCTGCTGCCCTGCTTTTACAGCTTCGTTGCCTGCATGGCGTACTGCCTGTGTGTTAACCTGCGCGGAAGACGGATGATTTGGGCATCTCTGGGAGGTGCCATCGGCTGGGGTGTGTACTTGCTGTTCGGTTTTGTGAATCAGGACATTTTTCAGTTCTTTATGAGTGCGGTGGCATCCTCCGCTTATTCGGAAATCATGGCGCGGGTCAATAAAAGCCCGGTCACCGGTTTTTTACTGGTTTCTATGCTGCCAATGGTGCCCGGCGGAGGGATTTATCACACGATGGAGTATGCAGTATCCGGTAACAATGAAATGTTTTTGAGTACCGGCCTGCACACATTCGGCATTGCCGGTGCGCTGGCACTGGGGGTGCTGTTGGTTTCTTCCACAGTGCGTCTGTACACAACGATTCACCGGCAGAAACAGGCAGAACGCTGCCTGCATCGGCAGAAATGA
- the ruvB gene encoding Holliday junction branch migration DNA helicase RuvB — MEYTEDDFDLENRMVAPEYTPEDEETENPLRPKHLEDYIGQEKVKENLSVFIEAARQRKETLDHVLLYGPPGLGKTTLAGIIANELGVNLRITSGPAIERPGDLAALLTNLNAGDVLFIDEVHRLPRTVEEILYPAMEDYSIDIITGKGQMAASYHLPLPKFTLVGATTRAGQLSAPLRDRFGVVLRLEMYSPEELAQIVSRSAKILGIEIEADGALEIASRSRGTPRIANRMLKRVRDFAQVTSNGVIDYNSAKLGLDRMEVDELGLDANDRRMLSTMIQYYNGGPVGLDTLAAAIGEEAVTLEDVYEPYLMQIGFLARTPRGRVATKAAYLHLGLQPPAEGSPEQQRLF; from the coding sequence ATGGAATATACAGAGGATGATTTTGACCTTGAAAACCGCATGGTTGCGCCGGAATATACACCGGAGGACGAGGAAACGGAAAATCCGCTGCGGCCAAAGCACTTGGAAGATTATATAGGCCAGGAAAAAGTAAAGGAAAACCTTTCAGTGTTCATTGAAGCGGCACGTCAGCGCAAAGAAACGTTGGATCATGTGCTGCTTTATGGCCCGCCGGGGCTTGGCAAAACGACGCTTGCGGGCATCATTGCGAATGAACTGGGGGTCAACCTGCGCATCACATCCGGCCCGGCGATTGAGCGCCCGGGCGACCTTGCAGCGCTGTTGACAAATCTGAATGCCGGCGACGTGCTGTTTATTGATGAGGTGCACCGCCTGCCGCGTACTGTAGAGGAAATTCTGTATCCTGCAATGGAGGATTACTCCATTGATATTATTACCGGAAAAGGGCAAATGGCGGCAAGCTACCACCTGCCGCTGCCTAAGTTTACGCTGGTGGGTGCCACCACCCGCGCGGGGCAGCTTTCCGCACCGCTGCGTGACCGCTTTGGTGTGGTGCTGCGGTTGGAAATGTATTCTCCGGAGGAACTGGCGCAGATTGTTTCGCGCTCCGCAAAAATTCTCGGTATTGAAATCGAAGCGGACGGTGCACTGGAAATTGCTTCGCGCAGCCGCGGCACGCCGCGTATTGCGAACCGGATGCTCAAGCGTGTGCGCGACTTTGCACAGGTGACCAGCAATGGTGTAATCGACTACAATTCCGCAAAGCTTGGCCTTGACCGTATGGAAGTGGACGAACTGGGGTTGGATGCGAATGACCGCCGGATGCTTTCCACTATGATTCAGTATTACAATGGCGGGCCGGTCGGGCTGGACACGCTTGCCGCCGCAATCGGTGAAGAAGCGGTGACGCTGGAGGATGTGTACGAACCTTACCTGATGCAGATTGGTTTTTTGGCGCGCACACCGCGCGGTCGTGTGGCTACAAAGGCTGCTTACCTGCATCTTGGTTTGCAGCCGCCGGCGGAGGGTTCACCGGAACAGCAGCGGCTGTTCTAA
- a CDS encoding threonine/serine exporter family protein, producing the protein MDYNELASVGTEIGRLLVKYGAEIYRAEESMKRLFTAYGVADSHVFALTTCINVTVCQSGGTPITRICRIDDRCIDLGKIDRLNDLCRRACKMHPSLVRLRHEVEAIEQDRGNSKTLRALGFAGVAFAFTLFYGGNAADAAVGGITGLLVYWLQDFFLKYHANSFFSTILESAVIGVVCLTAAHLDPYLNADRMIIGSVMNLVPGIAITSFMRDILSADYLSGLLRFVESLLVAMAIALGVGAIMVFFRTLWGV; encoded by the coding sequence ATGGACTACAACGAACTGGCATCTGTTGGCACAGAGATTGGCAGGCTGTTGGTGAAGTACGGCGCCGAAATTTACCGTGCGGAAGAATCCATGAAACGTCTTTTTACCGCATATGGTGTGGCAGACAGCCACGTTTTTGCATTGACGACCTGCATTAATGTAACGGTGTGCCAATCAGGCGGTACGCCGATTACCCGGATCTGCAGGATCGATGACCGGTGCATTGACCTTGGAAAAATTGACCGACTCAACGATTTGTGCAGACGCGCGTGCAAAATGCATCCCTCACTTGTGCGCCTGCGGCACGAGGTGGAAGCGATTGAACAGGACCGCGGCAATTCCAAAACGCTGCGTGCGCTCGGTTTTGCGGGGGTTGCCTTTGCATTTACACTGTTTTACGGCGGCAATGCGGCAGATGCGGCAGTGGGCGGGATTACCGGTTTGCTGGTGTACTGGCTGCAGGACTTCTTCCTGAAATACCACGCCAATTCTTTCTTTTCAACGATTTTAGAAAGTGCAGTGATTGGCGTGGTGTGCCTGACTGCTGCTCACTTAGACCCCTATCTGAATGCCGACCGGATGATTATCGGCAGCGTTATGAACCTGGTGCCGGGTATTGCCATTACCAGCTTTATGCGCGACATCCTTTCCGCAGATTACCTTTCCGGGCTGCTGCGTTTTGTGGAGAGCCTGCTGGTGGCAATGGCAATCGCACTGGGTGTTGGTGCCATCATGGTCTTTTTCAGAACTCTGTGGGGGGTGTGA
- the ruvC gene encoding crossover junction endodeoxyribonuclease RuvC encodes MIVLGIDPGYAIVGWGVLRTQAGRYIPLASGAVMTPAGMEFGRRLQQIYEEMTAVLTRWKPQAAAIEKLYFQNNKTTGIGVAEARGVILLACQQADCPVYEYTPMQVKQAVTGYGKAKKPQVMEMTRRLLHLKEVPKPDDTADALAMAITHGQASISAMRRRTLETFRQ; translated from the coding sequence GTGATTGTGCTGGGAATTGATCCCGGTTACGCGATTGTCGGCTGGGGCGTTCTGCGCACGCAGGCGGGGCGCTATATCCCGCTGGCTTCCGGTGCGGTCATGACCCCCGCGGGCATGGAGTTCGGCAGGCGGCTGCAGCAGATTTACGAAGAAATGACAGCAGTGCTGACCAGGTGGAAACCACAAGCGGCGGCGATTGAAAAGCTGTATTTTCAGAACAACAAAACGACTGGCATCGGTGTGGCGGAAGCGCGCGGGGTCATTTTGCTTGCTTGCCAGCAGGCGGACTGCCCAGTTTATGAGTACACACCCATGCAGGTAAAGCAGGCGGTTACCGGTTACGGCAAAGCGAAAAAGCCGCAGGTCATGGAAATGACCCGCCGGCTTCTGCACCTGAAAGAAGTACCAAAGCCGGATGATACAGCGGATGCGCTGGCGATGGCGATTACGCATGGGCAGGCCAGTATCAGCGCCATGCGCCGCCGTACACTGGAAACTTTCCGGCAGTAG
- a CDS encoding alpha/beta hydrolase translates to MALSKPMRYAIAALTRGTEKVDIKEKYELVRQLTRATHPQLLKPSYRPWDHTIQCGDHEVPVRIFTPDGEKRRPGSLLLFFHGGGWVTGDIDSYSDSCIMMTRMTGCSVVSVDYRLAPEYRFPAGLEDCYAAAQMILQNADTFGSFPEQVTLIGDSAGGNLAAAVSLLARERGGIIPSRQILLYPSTYNDHNPETSPFESVRSNGQGNMLTAQRIEDYMALYRSNEADLQNPYFAPLLAQNLSAQPETLVLTAEFDPLRDEGEEYGRRLAHAGSRTFIYRVPDCLHGFISLPGLPAPVREAYRHINEFLDRAKAEPPTKSAVDTGDC, encoded by the coding sequence ATGGCACTGTCAAAACCGATGCGCTATGCAATTGCGGCGCTGACACGCGGAACGGAAAAAGTGGACATCAAGGAAAAATACGAGTTGGTACGCCAGCTTACACGCGCCACACACCCGCAGCTGCTCAAGCCATCTTACCGTCCGTGGGACCACACTATCCAGTGCGGCGACCACGAAGTTCCGGTGCGGATATTTACGCCAGACGGTGAAAAGCGCCGCCCCGGCAGCCTGCTGTTGTTTTTCCACGGCGGCGGCTGGGTGACAGGCGATATTGATTCTTACAGTGACTCCTGCATCATGATGACGCGCATGACCGGCTGCAGCGTTGTCAGCGTAGATTACCGCTTGGCACCGGAGTACCGCTTTCCCGCGGGACTGGAAGACTGTTACGCGGCTGCGCAGATGATTTTGCAGAATGCGGACACTTTTGGTTCCTTCCCGGAGCAAGTCACCCTAATTGGTGACTCGGCAGGCGGCAATTTGGCCGCGGCGGTGTCCCTGCTTGCGCGGGAGCGCGGCGGGATTATACCTTCCCGCCAGATTCTGTTGTATCCCAGCACCTATAATGACCATAATCCGGAAACCTCACCGTTTGAATCGGTCCGCAGCAATGGGCAGGGAAATATGCTGACCGCACAGCGGATTGAGGATTACATGGCGCTTTACAGAAGCAATGAAGCGGATTTGCAGAATCCGTACTTCGCGCCGCTGCTTGCGCAGAATCTTTCCGCTCAGCCGGAAACTCTGGTACTTACAGCGGAGTTCGATCCGCTGCGGGATGAAGGGGAGGAGTACGGCAGGCGTCTTGCCCACGCCGGCAGCCGCACGTTTATTTACCGTGTGCCGGACTGCCTGCATGGTTTCATTTCCCTGCCGGGTCTGCCGGCACCGGTGCGGGAAGCATACCGGCACATAAATGAATTTTTAGACAGAGCCAAAGCTGAACCGCCCACCAAGTCTGCGGTGGATACAGGAGATTGCTGA
- the glmM gene encoding phosphoglucosamine mutase, with the protein MGRLFGTDGVRGVANSELTCELALKIGRAAAYVLTDSGNRHPKILIGKDTRISSDMLEASITAGLCSVGADVVQLGVIPTPAVAYLVGKYKADAGVMLTASHNPCQFNGIKIFSGDGYKLPDALEDEIEDIILHNAEKLPVPVGGDIGTVTTAPNAVRDYVNHIKSTVPFSLDGLRIGIDCANGAASSTAEVLFTELGAQCCMISNHPNGVNVNDNCGSTHMENLMAFVRENGLDAGVAFDGDADRCLAVDDKGNLVDGDFVMAICSADMKSRGKLAKDTAVGTIMTNMGFSRFCEANGMHFEATKVGDRYVLEKMQQEGYNFGGEQSGHVIFLDFATTGDGQLTAAQLLSILKRRQAKLSSLATLMTRFPQVLINVEVAADGKQRFAGDETVQKAVEAAKQKLGNDGRIIVRPSGTEPLLRVMVEGLDKELIHELAENVAEVLKERLA; encoded by the coding sequence ATGGGAAGACTTTTTGGTACAGACGGTGTGCGCGGTGTCGCAAACAGTGAACTGACCTGTGAACTTGCACTGAAAATTGGCCGCGCGGCGGCTTATGTTCTGACAGATTCCGGAAACCGCCACCCCAAAATACTCATCGGCAAAGACACCCGCATTTCGTCTGATATGCTGGAAGCTTCCATTACAGCGGGACTGTGCAGCGTTGGCGCGGATGTGGTGCAGCTTGGTGTGATCCCGACTCCGGCAGTGGCGTATTTAGTTGGCAAGTATAAAGCGGACGCAGGTGTAATGCTGACCGCGAGCCACAACCCCTGCCAGTTTAACGGCATTAAAATCTTTTCCGGTGACGGCTACAAACTGCCGGACGCACTGGAAGATGAAATTGAAGATATTATCCTGCATAATGCGGAAAAGCTGCCAGTGCCGGTCGGCGGGGATATTGGCACCGTAACCACTGCACCGAATGCAGTGCGGGATTATGTGAATCACATTAAGAGTACCGTTCCGTTTTCTCTGGACGGCCTGCGCATCGGCATTGACTGCGCAAATGGCGCGGCTTCCAGTACTGCAGAGGTGCTCTTTACGGAACTGGGTGCCCAGTGCTGCATGATTTCCAACCATCCAAACGGTGTCAATGTCAATGACAACTGCGGCTCTACCCATATGGAAAACCTGATGGCCTTCGTGCGCGAAAACGGTTTGGACGCCGGCGTTGCATTTGACGGTGACGCGGACCGCTGCCTTGCAGTGGATGACAAAGGCAATTTGGTGGACGGCGACTTTGTGATGGCAATCTGCTCGGCAGATATGAAGTCCCGCGGCAAGCTGGCAAAGGATACCGCTGTCGGTACGATTATGACCAATATGGGCTTTTCACGCTTCTGTGAAGCAAACGGAATGCACTTTGAGGCAACAAAAGTCGGCGACCGCTATGTTTTGGAGAAAATGCAGCAGGAGGGCTACAATTTTGGCGGTGAGCAGAGCGGTCATGTGATTTTCCTTGACTTTGCAACGACCGGTGACGGTCAGCTGACCGCAGCACAACTGCTGTCTATCCTCAAGCGCCGTCAGGCAAAATTAAGCTCGCTCGCCACGCTGATGACCCGTTTCCCACAGGTGTTGATTAACGTGGAAGTTGCCGCAGACGGCAAACAGCGTTTTGCGGGCGATGAAACCGTGCAGAAAGCGGTGGAAGCAGCAAAGCAGAAACTGGGGAATGATGGCCGTATTATCGTGCGCCCCTCCGGCACAGAACCGCTGTTGCGCGTAATGGTAGAGGGCTTGGACAAAGAATTGATTCATGAATTGGCGGAGAATGTTGCAGAGGTTTTGAAAGAACGTTTGGCGTAA
- a CDS encoding DEAD/DEAH box helicase has protein sequence MDFQSLQIMQPILKNLEREGYKTPTPIQQQAIPQVLLGRDLFGCAQTGTGKTAAFAVPILQHLEENRVSGRPIRALILTPTRELAIQIFDNFRTYGKGLHQTCCVIFGGVSQNGQVQNLQRGTDVLVATPGRLNDLIGQGYIDLSQLEIFVLDEADRMLDMGFIHDVKKVIAQLPQQRQNLMFSATLPKEIRALVDSILQNPVKISVTPPATTVEAIDQSVYYVDKGNKCRLLVWVLKDPRISSALVFTRTKHGADRVVRDLTHAGISAAAIHGDKTQNARQAALSKFKNHQIRVLVATDIAARGIDIDELSHVINYDIPEVPETYVHRIGRTARAGHSGTALSFCSINEKADFMGILRLIKKEVPEVDEHPYPMQELVPMTREEMHQKQLERQQSARAARERRQQKETTGKSRRPERKQNAAAKKNEPAQQRQKAQAKKRPAQKANQSPRTEKPAQQPPQKQQPKAPRVKTGKEGRVPAERHESKHHEVRPELEKYLPKPLRKRPTDQPLKHHL, from the coding sequence ATGGATTTTCAATCATTACAAATTATGCAGCCGATTCTTAAAAATCTGGAGCGCGAGGGTTACAAAACACCCACACCGATTCAGCAGCAGGCAATTCCACAGGTGCTGCTGGGACGCGACTTGTTCGGATGTGCGCAGACCGGAACAGGAAAAACAGCTGCATTTGCAGTGCCGATTCTGCAGCATTTGGAGGAAAACCGGGTCAGCGGGCGCCCCATTCGTGCGCTGATCCTGACCCCGACCCGCGAATTGGCAATTCAGATTTTTGACAATTTCCGGACCTACGGCAAAGGGCTGCACCAGACCTGCTGCGTCATTTTCGGAGGTGTCAGCCAGAACGGTCAGGTGCAGAACTTGCAGCGCGGTACGGATGTGCTGGTTGCGACACCGGGGCGGCTTAATGACCTGATTGGGCAGGGCTATATTGACCTTTCGCAGCTTGAAATTTTTGTGCTGGATGAAGCGGACCGTATGCTGGACATGGGCTTTATCCATGATGTAAAAAAGGTGATTGCCCAGCTGCCGCAGCAGCGTCAGAACCTGATGTTCAGCGCAACTTTGCCAAAGGAAATTCGTGCACTTGTGGACAGTATTCTGCAGAATCCTGTGAAAATCAGTGTAACTCCTCCGGCAACAACGGTTGAAGCCATCGACCAAAGTGTGTATTATGTAGATAAGGGCAACAAATGCCGGCTGCTCGTCTGGGTGCTCAAAGACCCGCGCATTTCCTCGGCGCTGGTGTTTACACGTACCAAGCACGGTGCTGACCGTGTCGTGCGTGATTTGACGCACGCCGGTATCTCCGCCGCTGCCATTCACGGTGACAAGACACAGAATGCACGGCAGGCGGCACTTTCCAAGTTTAAGAATCATCAGATTCGGGTGCTGGTCGCTACCGATATTGCCGCACGCGGTATCGACATTGATGAACTTTCCCACGTAATCAACTATGATATTCCGGAAGTGCCGGAAACGTATGTGCATCGCATTGGCCGTACCGCGCGCGCCGGTCACAGCGGAACGGCGCTTTCTTTCTGCAGTATTAATGAAAAAGCGGATTTTATGGGAATTTTAAGGCTGATTAAAAAGGAAGTCCCGGAAGTCGACGAGCATCCGTACCCAATGCAGGAACTGGTGCCTATGACGAGAGAAGAGATGCACCAGAAACAGCTGGAGCGTCAGCAGTCTGCAAGGGCCGCCAGAGAACGCCGCCAGCAGAAAGAAACGACAGGCAAAAGCCGCCGTCCGGAAAGAAAGCAGAACGCCGCAGCTAAGAAAAACGAGCCCGCCCAGCAGCGCCAAAAAGCACAGGCGAAAAAACGCCCCGCGCAGAAAGCAAATCAGAGCCCGCGTACAGAAAAACCGGCGCAGCAGCCGCCGCAGAAACAGCAGCCGAAGGCACCGCGTGTAAAAACCGGAAAAGAAGGGCGTGTTCCCGCCGAAAGACATGAATCGAAGCACCATGAGGTGCGTCCGGAACTGGAAAAGTATCTGCCGAAGCCGCTACGCAAACGTCCGACCGACCAGCCGCTGAAACACCATCTGTAA
- the ruvA gene encoding Holliday junction branch migration protein RuvA, with protein MFYSIKGTLTHTEPNIAVVECGGVGFLCRTTMNTQKVLPQIGQEAKLYTHLNVREDALELFGFATQGELNCFKLLTNISGVGPKVGLAILSALTPEQVAAAAATGDSKAFTRANGVGPKLGQRIVLEMKDKVKSMQAADPGMTPLPAGVPSAAGNAEAAVNALTVLGYSSSEASSAVARLDSSLPVEELIRQALKGFAG; from the coding sequence ATGTTTTACAGTATAAAGGGTACCCTGACACATACCGAGCCGAATATTGCCGTGGTAGAATGCGGCGGCGTTGGCTTTTTGTGCCGTACAACCATGAATACACAGAAAGTTCTGCCGCAGATTGGGCAGGAAGCAAAGCTTTATACGCACCTGAATGTGCGGGAGGATGCATTGGAACTTTTCGGCTTTGCCACGCAGGGGGAACTGAATTGCTTTAAACTGCTGACCAATATCAGCGGTGTCGGCCCCAAAGTCGGGCTGGCGATTCTTTCAGCGCTGACACCGGAGCAGGTTGCCGCCGCTGCCGCAACAGGGGACAGCAAAGCTTTTACCCGCGCAAACGGCGTCGGGCCGAAGCTTGGACAGCGAATTGTATTGGAAATGAAAGATAAAGTCAAATCCATGCAGGCAGCTGACCCCGGTATGACGCCGCTGCCCGCCGGCGTACCCTCTGCCGCGGGCAACGCAGAAGCGGCGGTCAATGCGCTGACCGTGCTGGGGTACAGCAGCAGTGAAGCCAGCAGCGCGGTGGCAAGGCTGGACAGCAGCCTGCCGGTGGAAGAACTGATTCGGCAGGCACTGAAGGGGTTTGCCGGATAA